From the genome of Eucalyptus grandis isolate ANBG69807.140 chromosome 2, ASM1654582v1, whole genome shotgun sequence, one region includes:
- the LOC104430936 gene encoding superoxide dismutase [Cu-Zn] 1 gives MVKAVVVLKSSEGVCGTVYFTQEGDGPTTVTGSLSGLKPGLHGFHVHALGDTTNGCMSTGPHFNPCGKEHGAPEDQNRHAGDLGNVNVGDDGTVSFTIIDNQIPLSGPSSIVGRAVVVHGDPDDLGKGGHELSKTTGNAGGRVACGVIGLQG, from the exons ATGGTGAAGGCTGTTGTTGTGCTTAAGAGCAGTGAGGGTGTCTGCGGAACTGTCTACTTCACTCAAGAAGGAGATG GCCCAACCACAGTAACTGGAAGTCTGTCTGGCCTTAAGCCTGGACTTCATGGTTTCCATGTCCATGCTCTCGGAGACACCACAAATGGCTGTATGTCAACAG GACCACACTTTAATCCTTGTGGCAAAGAGCATGGAGCCCCTGAAGACCAGAACCGTCATGCGGGTGATTTGGGGAATGTGAATGTGGGTGATGATG GCACTGTTAGTTTCACAATCATTGATAACCAG ATTCCTCTCAGTGGACCAAGCTCAATTGTTGGAAGGGCTGTCGTTGTTCATGGAGATCCTGATGATCTTGGGAAGG GTGGGCACGAACTTAGCAAAACAACTGGGAATGCTGGTGGCAGAGTTGCTTGCG GGGTTATTGGCCTTCAGGGATGA
- the LOC104430927 gene encoding LOW QUALITY PROTEIN: protein CANDIDATE G-PROTEIN COUPLED RECEPTOR 2 (The sequence of the model RefSeq protein was modified relative to this genomic sequence to represent the inferred CDS: inserted 1 base in 1 codon), with product MRSLEEAVESAIAISRRGGHDSAAVGGSFVIGPNMYGWLFECHGFWHNXALIASALAFALYLAAQARKSFSKLSSGRSSIMIAYYGCLWLASLLNLTWCSLQAWECTAGKEVAWNILSLFTTSGMLFLEVSLVAFLLQGNSASGLHALTRTFVVSGLIVGLDLLLKAIYLFAFGIPLFIDDIDNPHRVKWGLWVVHRLVLTAVYGSILFMYHSRWRERLPARPAFYRYVIIMLIMNALALFACGVTGNGAGFGLWLYGATIVCYHAFYLPLLYFTFLADFFQEEDLQLENVYYSEMKDAGFFDGDWE from the exons ATGCGGTCCCTGGAGGAAGCCGTCGAGTCCGCCATCGCGATTTCGCGGCGCGGCGGCCACGATTCCGCCGCCGTCGGAGGGAGCTTCGTCATCGGCCCGAACATGTACGGCTGGCTCTTCGAGTGCCACGGGTTCTGGCACA GTGCTCTGATCGCGTCCGCGCTCGCGTTCGCGCTCTACTTGGCCGCTCAGGCGAGGAAGAGCTTCTCGAAGCTGTCGAGCGGGAGGTCCTCCATCATGATCGCCTATTACGGCTGCCTCTGGCTCGCCAGCTTGCTCAACCTGACCTGGTGCTCTTTACAG GCATGGGAATGCACTGCTGGGAAAGAAGTGGCCTGGAACATCTTGTCTTTGTTTACAACGTCTGGAATGCTCTTTCTTGAAGTAAGCTTGGTGGCCTTCTTGCTTCAAGGGAACTCAGCAAGTGGGCTGCATGCACTTACTCGTACATTTGTTGTCTCGGGGCTCATTGTTGGTTTGGATCTTCTTCTCAAG GCAATTTATCTTTTTGCATTTGGAATCCCTTTGTTTATCGACGACATTGATAATCCTCATAGGGTTAAATGGGGCTTGTGGGTAGTCCACCGACTGGTGCTTACGGCAGTTTATGGTTCTATATTGTTCATGTATCATTCCAGGTGGAGAGAAAGGCTACCTG CTAGACCAGCGTTTTACAGGTATGTAATCATCATGCTCATCATGAATGCACTAGCTCTATTTGCATGCGGCGTAACTGGAAATGGAGCTGGCTTTGGATTGTG GTTGTACGGTGCCACAATCGTCTGCTATCATGCCTTCTACCTTCCCCTTTTGTATTTCACATTTCTAGCTGACTTCTTCCAG GAGGAGGACTTGCAATTGGAGAACGTGTACTACTCTGAAATGAAGGACGCGGGTTTCTTCGATGGAGACTGGGAGTGA